From Streptomyces griseorubiginosus, one genomic window encodes:
- the purE gene encoding 5-(carboxyamino)imidazole ribonucleotide mutase, translating to MSPVVGIVMGSDSDWPVMEAAAQALDEFEIEYEVDVVSAHRMPREMIAYGEQADGRGLKVIIAGAGGAAHLPGMLASVTPLPVIGVPVPLKYLDGMDSLLSIVQMPAGVPVATVSVAGARNAGLLAARILAAHDEELLGRMREFQQELNDQATEKGKRLRSKVEGSNGFGFGK from the coding sequence ATGAGCCCCGTTGTAGGCATCGTCATGGGGTCGGACTCCGACTGGCCCGTCATGGAGGCCGCCGCCCAGGCCCTCGACGAGTTCGAGATCGAGTACGAGGTCGACGTCGTCTCCGCGCACCGCATGCCGCGCGAGATGATCGCGTACGGCGAGCAGGCGGACGGGCGGGGCCTGAAGGTGATCATCGCGGGCGCGGGCGGCGCGGCCCACCTGCCCGGCATGCTCGCCTCCGTCACCCCGCTGCCCGTCATCGGCGTCCCGGTCCCGCTGAAGTACCTCGACGGCATGGACTCGCTGCTGTCCATCGTGCAGATGCCGGCCGGCGTCCCGGTCGCCACCGTCTCCGTCGCCGGTGCCCGCAACGCCGGGCTCCTCGCGGCCCGCATCCTCGCTGCCCACGACGAGGAACTCCTCGGCCGGATGCGGGAGTTCCAGCAGGAGCTCAACGACCAGGCCACCGAGAAGGGCAAGCGCCTGAGGTCCAAGGTCGAGGGCTCCAACGGCTTCGGCTTCGGCAAGTGA
- a CDS encoding dipeptidase: MTAADALTTARELLREFPVVDGHNDLPWALREQVRYDLDARDIATDQSAHLHTDLARLRAGGVGAQYWSVYVRSDLPDAVPATLEQIDCVRQLQARYAKTLRPALTAGDMEAARAEGRIASLMGAEGGHSIANSLATLRALYTLGVRYMTLTHNDNVDWADSATDAPGVGGLSAFGRAVVREMNREGMLVDLSHVAATTMRDALDATSAPVIFSHSSARAVCDHPRNVPDDVLERLPANGGMAMVTFVPKFVLQAAVDWTAAADENMREHGFHHLATTPEAMKVHRAFEDRNPRPVATAATVADHLDHMREVAGVDHIGIGGDYDGTAFTPDGLDDVSGYPNLIAELLDRGWSRTDLAKLTWQNAVRVLGAAEDVARDLQATRGPSNATLAGLDG, from the coding sequence GTGACCGCCGCGGACGCGCTGACGACGGCCCGGGAACTCCTGCGCGAGTTCCCGGTCGTCGACGGCCACAACGACCTGCCCTGGGCCCTGCGCGAACAGGTCCGCTACGACCTCGACGCCCGGGACATCGCCACCGACCAGTCGGCCCACCTGCACACCGACCTGGCCCGCCTCAGGGCCGGCGGCGTCGGCGCGCAGTACTGGTCGGTGTACGTCCGCTCGGACCTGCCCGACGCGGTGCCCGCGACCCTGGAGCAGATCGACTGCGTACGGCAGCTCCAGGCGCGGTACGCGAAGACGCTGCGGCCCGCGCTCACCGCCGGGGACATGGAGGCGGCGCGCGCGGAGGGCCGTATCGCATCCCTGATGGGCGCCGAAGGCGGCCACTCCATCGCCAACTCCCTCGCGACGCTACGCGCGTTGTACACCCTCGGCGTGCGCTACATGACCCTCACCCACAACGACAACGTGGACTGGGCGGACTCGGCGACCGACGCACCCGGCGTCGGGGGCCTGTCGGCCTTCGGCCGGGCGGTGGTGCGGGAGATGAACCGCGAGGGCATGCTCGTGGACCTCTCGCACGTGGCGGCGACGACCATGCGGGACGCCCTGGACGCGACGAGCGCGCCGGTGATCTTCTCGCACTCCTCCGCGCGAGCGGTGTGCGACCACCCGCGCAACGTCCCGGACGACGTCCTGGAACGCCTGCCGGCCAACGGCGGGATGGCGATGGTGACCTTCGTCCCCAAGTTCGTCCTCCAGGCCGCGGTCGACTGGACGGCCGCCGCCGACGAGAACATGCGCGAGCACGGTTTCCACCACCTCGCCACCACCCCGGAGGCCATGAAGGTGCACCGCGCCTTCGAGGACCGCAACCCGCGCCCGGTCGCCACGGCCGCGACGGTCGCCGACCACCTCGACCACATGCGCGAGGTGGCGGGCGTCGACCACATCGGCATCGGCGGCGACTACGACGGCACCGCCTTCACCCCGGACGGCCTCGACGACGTCTCCGGCTACCCCAACCTGATCGCGGAACTCCTCGACCGCGGCTGGTCCCGCACCGACCTCGCCAAGCTGACCTGGCAGAACGCGGTACGGGTGCTGGGCGCGGCGGAGGACGTGGCACGCGACCTTCAGGCCACGCGGGGGCCGTCGAACGCGACCCTCGCCGGGCTCGACGGCTGA
- a CDS encoding alkene reductase, whose product MTPTTDFLAPARLGRLTLPHHLVMAPLTRNRAAADGTPTDLMTVYYAQRASAGLIIGEAATPNAVGQTYPDITAIHTDRHVQGWRGVTGAVRSAGGRMFLQLQHGGRVSHPATTGLTPVAPSPVPLPETIFTPGGHRPAVVPREMTPDDIRATVADFAAAARRAVDAGFEGVEVHSANGHLLHQFLAGNTNRRTDAYGGSAARRVRFAAEVTEAVADAIGADRVGVRISPASTVNGVREDDTDALYPALLARLRDVDPAYLHVVHADPAAPWYRRIRADWPGILIGNPVLPGLTTEDVTRAAHGMLAAGADLVALGRPFLANPDLVTRLRLGAPLNPVRDRYLMYVGGADGYTDYPALDAQPSSPARVAFDGPRVA is encoded by the coding sequence ATGACGCCGACTACGGACTTCCTGGCACCGGCCCGACTCGGCCGGCTCACCCTTCCCCACCACCTCGTCATGGCCCCCCTCACCCGCAACCGCGCGGCCGCCGACGGCACCCCGACCGACCTGATGACCGTCTACTACGCCCAGCGCGCCTCCGCCGGCCTGATCATCGGCGAGGCCGCGACGCCGAACGCGGTCGGGCAGACGTATCCGGACATCACCGCGATCCACACCGACCGGCACGTCCAGGGCTGGCGCGGGGTGACCGGGGCCGTGCGGTCGGCCGGCGGGCGGATGTTCCTCCAGCTCCAGCACGGCGGCCGGGTGAGCCATCCGGCGACGACGGGCCTGACGCCGGTCGCGCCCTCCCCCGTACCGCTGCCGGAGACGATCTTCACCCCGGGCGGGCACCGACCGGCCGTCGTGCCGCGGGAGATGACCCCCGACGACATCCGGGCCACCGTCGCCGACTTCGCCGCGGCCGCCCGCCGGGCCGTGGACGCGGGCTTCGAGGGGGTCGAGGTGCACTCGGCCAACGGGCATCTGCTGCACCAGTTCCTGGCCGGGAACACCAACCGCAGGACGGACGCGTACGGCGGCTCCGCCGCGCGCCGGGTGCGGTTCGCGGCGGAGGTGACCGAGGCGGTGGCGGACGCGATCGGCGCGGACCGGGTGGGCGTACGCATCTCCCCGGCGAGCACCGTCAACGGTGTCCGGGAGGACGACACCGACGCCCTCTACCCGGCCCTCCTCGCCCGCCTGCGGGACGTGGACCCGGCGTACCTGCACGTCGTCCACGCCGACCCGGCGGCCCCGTGGTACCGCCGGATCCGCGCCGACTGGCCCGGCATCCTGATCGGCAACCCGGTCCTGCCCGGCCTCACCACCGAGGACGTCACCCGGGCCGCGCACGGCATGCTGGCCGCCGGCGCCGACCTGGTCGCCCTCGGCCGGCCGTTCCTCGCCAATCCGGACCTGGTGACCCGGCTGCGGCTGGGCGCACCGCTCAACCCGGTGCGGGACCGCTACCTGATGTACGTGGGCGGGGCGGACGGCTACACCGACTACCCCGCCCTGGACGCTCAGCCGTCGAGCCCGGCGAGGGTCGCGTTCGACGGCCCCCGCGTGGCCTGA
- a CDS encoding MerR family transcriptional regulator, with product MRIGELARRTQVSERSLRYYEEQGLLVADRTPGGHRDYPEAAVDRVVRIQELFAAGLHSPRIAQLLPCMRDTDGGPSAVATPRLVADLTAERDRIDRTIADLLRSRDTLDEVIEAARKA from the coding sequence GTGCGGATCGGTGAACTGGCCCGGCGTACCCAGGTGAGCGAGCGGTCGCTGCGCTACTACGAGGAACAGGGCCTGCTGGTGGCCGACCGCACCCCGGGCGGCCACCGCGACTACCCGGAGGCCGCGGTCGACCGGGTCGTCCGCATCCAGGAGCTGTTCGCGGCCGGACTGCACAGTCCCCGGATCGCCCAGCTCCTGCCCTGCATGCGGGACACCGACGGCGGCCCCTCGGCCGTCGCGACCCCGCGCCTGGTCGCCGACCTCACGGCGGAACGCGACCGCATCGACCGCACGATCGCCGACCTCCTCCGCTCCCGGGACACCCTGGACGAGGTGATCGAGGCGGCCAGGAAGGCCTAG
- a CDS encoding dipeptidase, which produces MADLQDELHPPAEVAELPQLFGAVPELYTPVSDPDTEPLERARAILAAHPVADGYSGLPWALRHLPWFDLELGESAVDTDVPRLREGHVGALLWSLHLPEGLDGDRAVGATLEQLDLVKTVVRNHPEGLRLARTAGQTTDAHHCGRAAVLLGPAGAAAIGDSLGILRSLHALGLRALTLSGVSWASEAGLTRFGEEVLREMNRLGVLADLSGASEATIRRVLAVSKAPVLFTRSAARALRPHPANLPDELLAEVGAAKGLCMVPLTAEQTGPTVRDVADHLDRVRDIAGAECVGLSGTYDAGTAHPQELGDASCYPHLVAELLRRGWEEADLALLTWGNVQRVLRESDFTARAAQQRREPSTAKIAELDG; this is translated from the coding sequence ATGGCAGACCTCCAGGACGAACTGCACCCCCCGGCCGAGGTGGCAGAGCTGCCCCAGCTCTTCGGGGCCGTGCCGGAGCTGTACACCCCCGTCTCCGACCCGGACACCGAGCCCCTGGAGCGCGCCCGCGCCATCCTCGCCGCGCACCCCGTCGCCGACGGCTACAGCGGACTGCCCTGGGCCCTGCGGCACCTGCCCTGGTTCGACCTGGAACTCGGCGAGAGCGCCGTGGACACGGACGTGCCGCGGCTCAGGGAGGGGCACGTGGGCGCTCTGCTGTGGTCGCTGCACCTGCCCGAGGGGCTCGACGGGGACCGGGCGGTGGGCGCCACGCTGGAGCAGCTCGACCTGGTCAAGACGGTCGTACGGAACCACCCCGAGGGCCTGCGCCTGGCCCGTACGGCGGGACAGACCACCGACGCCCACCACTGCGGCCGCGCCGCCGTCCTGCTCGGCCCGGCCGGTGCCGCCGCGATCGGCGACTCGCTCGGCATCCTGCGTTCCCTGCACGCCCTCGGCCTGCGCGCCCTGACCCTGTCCGGGGTGTCCTGGGCGAGCGAGGCGGGGCTGACCCGGTTCGGCGAGGAGGTGCTGCGCGAGATGAACCGGCTCGGCGTCCTCGCCGACCTCTCCGGCGCCTCCGAGGCCACCATCCGGCGCGTCCTCGCGGTCTCCAAGGCGCCCGTGCTGTTCACCCGCTCCGCCGCCCGCGCCCTGCGCCCGCACCCCGCCAACCTCCCCGACGAGCTGCTCGCCGAGGTGGGCGCCGCCAAGGGACTGTGCATGGTGCCGCTGACCGCCGAGCAGACCGGCCCGACGGTCCGGGACGTCGCCGACCACCTCGACCGGGTCCGCGACATCGCGGGCGCCGAGTGCGTGGGCCTGTCCGGCACCTACGACGCCGGGACCGCGCACCCGCAGGAGCTCGGCGACGCCTCCTGCTACCCGCACCTCGTCGCCGAGCTGCTGCGCCGCGGCTGGGAGGAAGCCGACCTCGCACTGCTGACCTGGGGCAACGTCCAGCGGGTGCTGCGCGAGTCCGACTTCACCGCCCGGGCGGCACAGCAGCGCCGGGAGCCGTCCACGGCGAAGATCGCCGAGCTGGACGGCTAG
- a CDS encoding VOC family protein codes for MAVAHFRSVVLDCPDPRALARFYAGIVGGTPEDDDPDWVVLRVPAGPRLAFQSAPGFTPPEWPRADRNSQQFHLDFDGGSTWEEIDAAEAKVLELGARRLHAESAEGKEQEDFRVYADPAGHPFCLCRIDPL; via the coding sequence GTGGCTGTCGCCCACTTCCGTTCCGTCGTGCTCGACTGCCCCGATCCCCGTGCGCTCGCCCGCTTCTACGCGGGCATCGTGGGCGGCACCCCGGAGGACGACGACCCCGACTGGGTCGTCCTGCGGGTCCCGGCCGGCCCCCGGCTGGCCTTCCAGAGCGCGCCGGGATTCACCCCGCCGGAGTGGCCGCGCGCCGACCGCAACTCCCAGCAGTTCCACCTCGACTTCGACGGCGGCAGCACCTGGGAGGAGATCGACGCGGCCGAGGCGAAGGTGCTGGAGCTGGGCGCGCGGCGGCTGCACGCGGAGTCCGCCGAGGGCAAGGAGCAGGAGGACTTCCGGGTGTACGCGGATCCGGCGGGCCATCCGTTCTGCCTGTGCCGGATCGACCCGCTGTAG
- a CDS encoding VOC family protein — translation MAIAELGVVVLDCPDPRALAGFYAGVLGGTVEGEGEWVDLKVPGGQSLAFQAAPGFVPPKWPAPDASQQFHLDLTVQDLDAAEKEVLALGARPLDAEDRSRGFRVYADPAGHPFCLCAC, via the coding sequence ATGGCCATCGCCGAACTCGGAGTCGTCGTACTGGACTGTCCCGACCCCCGCGCGCTCGCCGGTTTCTACGCCGGTGTCCTCGGCGGCACCGTCGAGGGCGAGGGCGAGTGGGTGGACCTCAAGGTCCCCGGCGGGCAGTCGCTGGCCTTCCAGGCCGCCCCCGGATTCGTACCGCCGAAGTGGCCCGCCCCCGACGCCTCGCAGCAGTTCCACCTGGACCTGACCGTCCAGGACCTGGACGCGGCCGAGAAGGAGGTGTTGGCGCTCGGGGCCAGGCCGCTGGACGCCGAGGACCGCTCCCGGGGCTTCCGTGTGTACGCGGACCCGGCTGGGCACCCGTTCTGCCTCTGCGCCTGCTGA
- a CDS encoding CGNR zinc finger domain-containing protein, giving the protein MSERSPAPGGLALVQSLVNTLDLESGADALDTAEGRARFGIAEGEVAGARDLRESLRVALLAHAGHPAHRSVTPLGELLAGAPLLVTVSPADGAATLTPADARPLASRVAAAVAEALVAGTWGRLKACEAVDCHWAYYDRSPAGRGRWCSMQVCGARAKMRRYRARG; this is encoded by the coding sequence ATGAGTGAGCGATCGCCCGCGCCCGGGGGCCTGGCCCTGGTCCAGTCCCTGGTCAACACGCTCGACCTGGAATCGGGGGCCGACGCGCTGGACACGGCCGAGGGGCGGGCGCGGTTCGGGATCGCCGAGGGCGAGGTGGCCGGGGCCCGTGACCTGCGGGAGTCGCTGCGCGTCGCTCTGCTGGCGCACGCGGGACATCCGGCGCACCGGTCCGTGACGCCGCTGGGGGAGCTGCTGGCGGGGGCGCCCCTGCTGGTGACGGTGTCCCCGGCCGACGGCGCGGCGACGCTCACGCCCGCCGACGCCCGCCCCTTGGCCTCCCGGGTCGCCGCCGCCGTCGCCGAGGCCCTGGTCGCGGGCACGTGGGGGCGGCTCAAGGCCTGCGAGGCCGTGGACTGCCACTGGGCGTACTACGACCGCAGCCCGGCGGGGCGGGGGCGGTGGTGCTCGATGCAGGTGTGCGGGGCGCGGGCGAAGATGCGGCGGTACCGGGCCAGGGGGTGA
- a CDS encoding cupredoxin family copper-binding protein: MRALLRAAAALALLTVWLLPADRASAASYSVAMKGYAFSPASLSVPAGSTVTWTNYDTAPHDVKTTSGPLSIHSPMLDKGESWSFTFTTAGTYGYVCTVHPDMTAGITVRAAPAPAPAPAPAPARTSAAAREHVHTAPARTPSRTARSAPAMTMPSPTPTPTPTAPAAAVPQTATQPAATQATAATARPLDPLLVLAGLVAGVAVLCLLLVGSRTSRARQEAP; encoded by the coding sequence GTGAGGGCGCTGCTGCGGGCCGCGGCCGCGCTCGCCCTCCTCACGGTCTGGCTGCTCCCGGCGGACCGGGCGTCGGCCGCGTCCTACTCCGTCGCCATGAAGGGCTACGCCTTCTCGCCCGCCTCGCTGAGCGTGCCCGCCGGCTCCACGGTCACCTGGACCAACTACGACACCGCCCCGCACGACGTGAAGACGACCTCGGGCCCGCTCTCGATCCACTCCCCCATGCTCGACAAGGGCGAGAGCTGGAGCTTCACGTTCACCACGGCCGGTACCTACGGCTATGTCTGCACGGTCCATCCGGACATGACGGCCGGGATCACGGTGCGGGCGGCCCCGGCCCCGGCCCCGGCTCCGGCTCCGGCTCCGGCGAGGACGTCGGCGGCAGCGCGAGAGCACGTGCACACGGCACCGGCCCGGACGCCGTCACGTACCGCACGCTCGGCACCTGCGATGACGATGCCGTCGCCGACACCGACACCGACACCGACGGCGCCCGCCGCGGCCGTACCGCAGACGGCGACGCAACCGGCCGCGACCCAGGCGACGGCTGCCACGGCGCGTCCGCTGGATCCCTTGCTGGTCCTGGCCGGCCTGGTAGCCGGGGTGGCGGTCCTGTGTCTCCTGCTGGTCGGTTCGAGGACGTCCCGGGCACGGCAGGAGGCGCCCTGA
- a CDS encoding cupredoxin family copper-binding protein, with protein MKRSDETGDRPRTRTAGNRSLLVAGLGAALAAVLSLGLLSAATGSTTASQQAAGAAQAPAAAAADMKAAAAPDHQVDITGYKFGDGKQLVVEVGQTVRWTNHDSAPHTVTTTKAPVAFDSGTLKQGQSWSYTFTKVGTYEYYCAVHPDMVSSVKVVAASGGGGTTPKPTPTPTQAPTGTPTATPTAAPTPTPTGMPTAHPTATPTATPTGGTGGGSGEQCASIRNELLPILQHLYAAHLEESPGQQVQDALALDSYLKMHTVWIESILKPAVSDGGSVADDTLTVLLQHIYSAHLEESLGQQVTDLLDVDSYVKMHTVWAGHMLTPTTDFLTASC; from the coding sequence GTGAAAAGAAGCGATGAGACCGGCGACCGGCCGCGTACTCGGACGGCCGGCAACCGGTCCTTGCTGGTCGCGGGGCTCGGTGCCGCGCTCGCGGCGGTGCTGAGTCTCGGGCTGCTGAGCGCGGCCACGGGTTCCACGACGGCCTCGCAGCAGGCGGCGGGCGCGGCTCAGGCGCCCGCTGCCGCCGCGGCCGACATGAAGGCCGCCGCCGCCCCCGACCACCAGGTCGACATCACGGGGTACAAGTTCGGCGACGGCAAGCAGTTGGTCGTCGAGGTCGGACAGACCGTCCGGTGGACCAACCACGACAGCGCGCCGCACACCGTGACCACGACGAAGGCCCCGGTGGCCTTCGACTCGGGGACCCTGAAGCAGGGCCAGTCGTGGTCGTACACCTTCACCAAGGTGGGGACGTACGAGTACTACTGCGCGGTGCACCCGGACATGGTGTCCTCCGTGAAGGTCGTGGCGGCCTCCGGTGGTGGCGGTACGACGCCCAAGCCGACCCCTACGCCCACGCAAGCCCCCACGGGCACGCCCACGGCCACCCCGACGGCCGCCCCCACTCCCACCCCGACCGGCATGCCGACTGCGCACCCGACGGCCACCCCCACGGCCACGCCGACCGGCGGCACCGGTGGCGGCTCCGGTGAGCAGTGCGCCAGCATCCGCAACGAGCTCCTGCCGATCCTCCAGCACCTCTACGCGGCCCACCTGGAGGAGTCGCCCGGTCAGCAGGTGCAGGACGCGCTGGCGCTCGACTCGTACCTCAAGATGCACACGGTGTGGATCGAGTCCATCCTCAAGCCCGCCGTCAGCGACGGGGGTTCGGTGGCCGACGACACCCTCACCGTGCTGCTTCAGCACATCTACTCGGCGCACCTGGAGGAGTCGCTCGGGCAGCAGGTCACCGACCTGCTCGACGTCGACAGCTACGTGAAGATGCACACCGTCTGGGCCGGGCACATGCTCACGCCCACCACGGACTTCCTCACCGCGAGCTGCTGA
- a CDS encoding copper resistance CopC/CopD family protein produces the protein MRRLLLLAALLLCALLGTAQPASAHTELVTSSPRDGATPAKAPTHLTLTFDEAVDLADVRVLTVDGDRLPVSRTAHRNVVRVALGSPADGRFALVWSVVDEEDGHASSGRIAFAVAAKATPTGGDEVSAPAPSPSVRKGLVAVRWTGYLALALFVGGLAFVALLWPGGAYEPRARALLGLAWTVGLLATVATAGLQGAYASLGGLRDALRPATYADVLATRPGVVLAARGLMWVLAAVVLAALLQGAARSPGWRVGALAVTFGLLRTTGMTGHNSEGSEPTWGAVADFVHLLGAALWIGGLAMLTLAVLPRRRPGELAEVVPGYARLAALSVTGIVGAGLVLAWQVVGSYDALLHTSYGQLLLVKTAVLGCVLVAAYASRQWVRTRLDLAVLLRGDAATVRPFGYSVAAETGLVLVVLAVTSLLVTADPGR, from the coding sequence ATGAGGCGCCTGCTCCTCCTCGCCGCCCTCCTGCTGTGCGCCCTGCTCGGCACCGCCCAACCCGCGTCCGCCCACACCGAGTTGGTGACCTCCTCCCCCAGGGACGGAGCCACGCCGGCGAAGGCCCCCACCCACCTCACCCTCACCTTCGACGAGGCCGTAGACCTCGCCGACGTGCGGGTGCTCACCGTGGACGGAGACCGCTTGCCGGTGTCCCGGACCGCACACAGGAACGTCGTGCGGGTCGCGCTCGGCAGCCCCGCGGACGGGAGGTTCGCGCTCGTGTGGTCCGTCGTGGACGAGGAGGACGGGCACGCCTCCTCGGGCCGGATCGCCTTCGCCGTCGCCGCGAAGGCCACCCCGACCGGCGGCGACGAGGTCTCCGCTCCCGCGCCGTCCCCCTCGGTGCGCAAGGGCCTCGTCGCCGTCCGCTGGACCGGCTATCTCGCGCTGGCCCTGTTCGTCGGCGGGCTCGCGTTCGTCGCGCTGCTGTGGCCGGGCGGGGCGTACGAGCCCCGGGCCCGGGCGCTGCTCGGACTCGCCTGGACGGTCGGTCTCCTCGCCACGGTGGCGACGGCAGGCCTCCAGGGCGCGTACGCCTCCCTCGGCGGCCTGCGCGACGCGCTCCGCCCCGCGACCTACGCCGATGTCCTCGCCACCCGGCCCGGTGTCGTGCTCGCCGCCCGCGGGCTGATGTGGGTGCTCGCGGCCGTGGTGCTCGCCGCACTGCTCCAGGGTGCCGCGCGCTCGCCGGGCTGGCGGGTGGGCGCGCTCGCGGTGACGTTCGGGCTGCTGCGCACCACCGGTATGACGGGCCACAACTCCGAGGGCAGCGAGCCCACTTGGGGCGCCGTCGCCGACTTCGTGCACCTGCTCGGGGCCGCGCTGTGGATCGGCGGGCTCGCCATGCTCACGCTGGCGGTGCTGCCGCGCCGGCGGCCCGGCGAGCTGGCCGAGGTGGTGCCGGGCTACGCGCGGCTCGCGGCACTGAGCGTCACCGGCATCGTCGGCGCCGGGCTGGTGCTCGCCTGGCAGGTGGTGGGGTCGTACGACGCCCTGCTGCACACCTCGTACGGACAGCTGCTGCTCGTCAAGACGGCCGTCCTCGGATGCGTCCTGGTGGCCGCGTACGCGAGCCGCCAGTGGGTGCGCACCCGTCTCGATCTCGCCGTGCTGCTGCGCGGCGACGCCGCCACCGTGCGGCCCTTCGGTTACTCGGTCGCGGCCGAGACGGGGCTGGTCCTCGTCGTGCTCGCCGTGACGAGTCTGCTGGTCACGGCCGATCCCGGCCGTTGA
- a CDS encoding DNA gyrase subunit B has translation MGEEASEYDASQITVLEGRHAIRKRPGMYVGSTGERGLRHMVFYVADRALNEVLLGSATRVDITFLADGGVRVADDGPGVPVEAAGHTGGPGLETLLTHPLTGPDTGGRHTLISGAFSLGPCVTNALSSRLTAEVRREGTRWVQEYARGAALAPPTATGPASGSGTTLTFRPDAGIFRTTEFVFGVFEERLRELAFLNRDLDVSLTDERVAGEPRSARFRFPDGVREFVAVLGAEAGAAVHPEVIAFERETPAATVDVALRWSASREERVRGFANSWPTSEGGTHTLGFRDGLAAAVNAYARERRLLTAADPDLSPERIGEGLTAVVSVKLDRPEFLGATRGRLGNPAALLCVAETVREHLGRWFEERPEQARAVVGRFL, from the coding sequence ATGGGCGAGGAAGCCAGCGAGTACGACGCCAGCCAGATCACGGTCCTGGAGGGGCGGCACGCCATCCGGAAACGGCCGGGGATGTACGTCGGGTCCACGGGTGAACGCGGCCTGCGCCACATGGTGTTCTACGTGGCCGACAGGGCCTTGAACGAGGTCCTCCTCGGCTCCGCCACCCGCGTCGACATCACGTTCCTGGCCGACGGCGGGGTCCGGGTCGCCGACGACGGACCGGGCGTCCCTGTGGAAGCCGCGGGGCACACCGGGGGCCCTGGCCTGGAGACGCTGCTGACGCATCCCCTCACCGGGCCGGACACCGGTGGGCGGCACACCCTGATTTCGGGGGCCTTCAGCCTCGGCCCCTGCGTCACCAACGCCCTGTCGAGCCGGCTGACGGCCGAGGTGCGGCGGGAGGGGACGCGCTGGGTCCAGGAGTACGCCCGCGGGGCCGCGCTCGCCCCGCCCACCGCCACGGGCCCGGCGAGCGGCAGCGGGACCACGCTCACCTTCAGGCCCGACGCCGGCATCTTCAGGACGACGGAGTTCGTGTTCGGCGTCTTCGAGGAGCGCTTGAGGGAACTGGCCTTCCTGAACCGGGACTTGGACGTCTCCCTGACCGACGAACGCGTTGCGGGCGAGCCCCGTTCGGCGCGGTTCCGGTTTCCGGACGGGGTAAGGGAGTTCGTCGCGGTCCTCGGCGCGGAGGCGGGAGCGGCCGTCCATCCGGAGGTCATCGCCTTCGAGCGGGAGACCCCGGCGGCGACGGTGGACGTGGCCCTGCGCTGGTCCGCCTCGCGCGAGGAGCGGGTCCGGGGTTTCGCGAACAGCTGGCCCACCTCCGAGGGCGGCACCCACACGCTGGGCTTCCGGGACGGGCTGGCGGCCGCGGTCAACGCGTACGCGCGCGAGCGGCGGCTGTTGACGGCCGCGGACCCCGATCTGAGCCCGGAGCGGATCGGCGAGGGCCTGACGGCGGTCGTGTCGGTGAAGCTGGACCGGCCCGAGTTCCTCGGTGCAACGCGCGGCAGGCTGGGGAACCCCGCGGCGCTGCTGTGTGTCGCGGAGACCGTACGGGAACACCTCGGCCGGTGGTTCGAGGAGCGGCCGGAGCAGGCCCGTGCCGTCGTCGGCCGGTTCCTCTGA